The DNA region AAAAAAGTCTTTGAAACCATCATTTTTTTCAATTAATTCAAGAAAAATATTTTTTTCAATTTCATAACAAATTAAATCTTCATATACTTTAAAGTTGTTCTTCGTTTTAGCATATATTAATGAGTTAGCATCAAAAGAATCTTCATAATGATAGTCCATAAGTACTTCTTCTTCATTATACTCATGTACACTACCTTTTATAATTACAAAAAAATGATCTGGTATTTTTTCGGGAGTAATTAATACTTCATCTTTAGGATAATAGGCAATATCCATATGTTTAATACATCTATCCATTTGCTCTTCAGTTAGTAATTCAAAAGGGTGAATATTTGATAAAAAAGATTTTTGATCTCGAAGACTCATAGTATTCCTTCATGCATAAAATAGTATTGATTATAGTTAAAAATAATGTAAAAATATGGGAATTCACATCTTTAGTAATTTGGCATTTATATAATACAATTTTTTTATATTAGTAAATAATACAAAAAAATTGTATAAATTAGAGTAAAAAAAAAGCCAACCCGAAGGTTGACTTTTTAGTTTGATTAGTGATCTACCGCGTCACCAGCACCAGAAGGAATTCTGATTCTCTCAACAAGATCTTGAATCTCTTGAGGAGGTTCTGGAGTCATTCTAGATACAGCAAATGCTACAAGAATATGTAGGATTGTACCAATTGTACCAAATGATGCAGGAGAAATTCCTAAGAAGTACTGATCTGGTGTTCCTGGACCCCAGATAAAGTAAATTGCATAACCAACAGTTACAATAAGACCTGTTAAGATACCTGCAATTGCACCTTCTTTGTTCATTCTCTTATCAAATACCCCAAGGATAATTGTTGGGAAGAATGCTGCCGAAGCAATACCGAATGCTAATGCAACAACTTGTGCAACGAAACCAGGAGGGTTAATTCCTAAGTAACCAGCAACACAAATAGCAACGATAGCTGAAACTCTTGCCCACATTAACTCTGATTTCTCAGTTAATGTTGATTTCCCAGTTTCTTTATCTTTAAATACAACTTGACCCATTAAGTCATGTGAAATAGCTGAAGCAATTACAAGTAATAATCCAGCTGCTGTTGATAATGCTGCTGCAAGACCACCAGCTGCGATGAATGCAATTACCCAGTTAGGTAAGTTTGCAATCTCAGGGTTTGCAAGTACCATAATATCTCTATCAACATATAATTCGTTTTGAATTTTTCCATTTTCTACATATGGCTTACCATTTGTAGTTTTTCTTTCACCACTTGGTCCAACGTTAGTTCCATCAAATGCAGGTTTACCTTTTTTAGCATCAAAAGCAGCACCAGGAGCATATTGAATTTTACCATCGCCATTTCTATCAGTCCAAGCTAATAGTCCACCTTGTTCCCAAGTTTTGAACCATCCACCATTATTTGGAGTTCCGTCAGCATGTTTTAACTCACCAGCAACAAACGCTTTATATTCAACGTTTTGTACATTTTTGATTAAGTTAATTCTTGAGAATGCAGCAACTGAAGAAATAGTTGTATACATAATCGCAATAAATACTAATGCCCAACCAGCAGATACTCTAGCATCTTTAACAGTTGGTACTGTAAAGAATCTAACGATAACGTGTGGTAAACCAGCAGTACCAAGCATTAATGCAGTAGTTAACATAAATGTATTCCATAAGTTACCAGGTTGTGTATACTCTTTGAATCCTAAGTCAGAAACTGCAGTATCTAGAGCATGCAACAGATAGGTTCCTTCCGGGATTACTTTAACACCATCATCAAATGCGAAAGTAGTTTGTGCAAAAATACCTAATTGAGGTAAGAATGTATCAGTTACTTGTAATGAAATGAAAATTGCAGGAATCATATATGCAAAAATCATAACAACATATTGTGCAACTTGAGTATATGTAATACCTTTCATACCACCAAGTACAGAATAGAAGAATACGATTGCCATACCGATGATAACACCTGTATTTACATCAACTTGTAAGAATCTTGAGAATACGATACCAACACCT from Arcobacter sp. LA11 includes:
- a CDS encoding sodium:solute symporter family protein, translated to MELQSMIYLFVGITFAIYIGIALWAKAGSTKEFYVAGGGVHPVANGMATAADWMSAASFISLAGIISFKGSDGGAYLMGWTGGYVLLAMLLAPYLRKFGKFTVPDFVGDRYYSDTARLVAVIGVIFVSFTYVAGQMRGVGIVFSRFLQVDVNTGVIIGMAIVFFYSVLGGMKGITYTQVAQYVVMIFAYMIPAIFISLQVTDTFLPQLGIFAQTTFAFDDGVKVIPEGTYLLHALDTAVSDLGFKEYTQPGNLWNTFMLTTALMLGTAGLPHVIVRFFTVPTVKDARVSAGWALVFIAIMYTTISSVAAFSRINLIKNVQNVEYKAFVAGELKHADGTPNNGGWFKTWEQGGLLAWTDRNGDGKIQYAPGAAFDAKKGKPAFDGTNVGPSGERKTTNGKPYVENGKIQNELYVDRDIMVLANPEIANLPNWVIAFIAAGGLAAALSTAAGLLLVIASAISHDLMGQVVFKDKETGKSTLTEKSELMWARVSAIVAICVAGYLGINPPGFVAQVVALAFGIASAAFFPTIILGVFDKRMNKEGAIAGILTGLIVTVGYAIYFIWGPGTPDQYFLGISPASFGTIGTILHILVAFAVSRMTPEPPQEIQDLVERIRIPSGAGDAVDH